The Syngnathus typhle isolate RoL2023-S1 ecotype Sweden linkage group LG6, RoL_Styp_1.0, whole genome shotgun sequence genome has a window encoding:
- the bicra gene encoding BRD4-interacting chromatin-remodeling complex-associated protein isoform X1 — protein sequence MDDEDGRCLLDVICDPEALNDFLHGSETHLDTDDLLDGSGDPASSFFSATGGHVPEVQPTVQLSANEATGLPRVSVDLDFLEDDDILGGSPDGEGGSNGIGTNHEPCDILQQSLAEANITEQSLQEANAELDLESFGISALPQVVQTLPNAGLSGAAGATVGVGISVGGATTAIFPGSAQSATSTPPNATADMLGSVLAQQGLQLQPQVMNKAISVQPFMQPVGLGNVTLQSISSLQTLPNGSQSGHLGIGQIQVVGQPTVMTINQSGQPILAKAMGSYQLHQSGPEVSGATTQTGLGASGGGLLIQSNKTTLGSPSLNGPPTVVSSTNSTSSGTMTAPAGLLGFGSTSLSSGMPPQSQTQGQIMHNVIIQRTPTPIQPKPPQGGALQTKLFKPQQQQQLQQQQQQPTSQNLQNDTTKALGLQQIPVSAAQNVTFLTGKPGSNVVLSTQAATQGSQFQQTLFKQQAAQAAGKPLSVHLLNQSGSIVIPSQTVLQGQNHQFLLPQLQAGGQILTQHPGGHIITSQGPGGQLIANQILTANQNINLGQVLTSQGHPGAAHILSGPIQLQPGQMGTPTLFQMPVSLAQTQAQTQTHTVSGHGPTVIQGMPIQNSLTMLGQVEGLSPAVSLQPALQAQPGGVPSSSSCSSSSSVSGAATMAATITQGQPAECITVLGSATDQAAQQASILSMQQAPPAITAVSSSAPSMSLSSPVTAVGLVSHQAQHSPGRLLFTNQGSSMILSQESLQMFLQQPENREGESTPSVGVPASVIVSGLGVTAPPHTVRDSQLSDSLVGRSPPVLKQVPSSGHQQPLKIQSMSPSPALSGHATAPPVADSPQPSQSPLTLSQHIQSPHHQQSRPPSQPQPASQTPSRSCTPSSHPPPLFIVHNQVAEAPSQPQVAQPQPTQIQVQLLPQPRPASQPAPYHQQEQPPMSQSPKPQLVHSFSAPPAGAVPPAVLKAHVPVHSLTADQQQHLALLGSQIQTLSAISQPSLQQKQLLDKLHQIQQSILLQVKQPAQAQVQAQAQALPPAGSQFSLQQDVPVDKAAIASSASAATPAQLSSALQPTSVLITSPATASSDLQVVSGVPGQAGAKVNQSIAPVSLTQPAQPKPGVIGSGGGMSHGKGGMQIHVLGTNVTQMPAPQPPALLQPQTTAKMPFTAEPSKEARLLEQLRKHQGLVLHPNYSAPFVSFGDTLNRLLPYHLYQGTAISSQDYQKVDDEFESVSSQLLKRTQAMLDKYRYLLFSESKQRLGPSAEMVMIDRMFIQEEKLALSQDRILAKERPEEFVANARLLESLAASQHKSPPAEPTSNVTGVTVAAAAQPPPPESAPPIPAVASHVPPKLPPAPSVSPAPTPAPVAGPPTASFPPTKLVIKQGGGGASVSWSSSCAPPPSGSEPTSQSPYLSRTPASSSSSFFSSSNSKMDDDDDDALPQRTSKPPIKTYEARRRIGLKLKIKQDQTGFGKVVHNTALDPVHTSQPNTPKSQPPSTPTPAGVIRTQSPVSVTTTTTQSNPSQSSSSVQMNGTLEHHNPASATPAPSQTTCRLPLRKTYRENVSPRVRPGVPGGGGDDDSAPYPTPTHERTVIASVKVEKRGQDPDSGLDHVADVFNHAVKGVKGIGEDRSEQDADFPKYKRTGGKTKQRQAGTFRMDQHAPGPPSPEFPSLPAKRSKSDSPDMDNASFSSGSPPDDSLNEHLQCAIDSILNLQQEPTLRGHHHRKGGNGRTHSRSAPPHRPSVPPSSSSASSSLAQHPQVGGRGHNGSLVPQTQSR from the exons ATGGATGATGAAGACGGCAGGTGCCTTCTCGATGTGATTTG TGACCCGGAAGCTCTCAATGACTTTCTTCATGGATCTGAGACCCAT TTGGACACTGACGACCTTTTGGATGGTTCGGGTGATCCCGCCAGCTCATTCTTCTCCGCCACCGGG GGCCACGTTCCAGAGGTCCAGCCTACAGTTCAGCTCTCGGCCAATGAGGCCACGGGTCTGCCCAGAGTCAGCGTTGACCTGGACTTCCTGGAGGATGACGACATCCTGGGCGGATCCCCCGACGGGGAAGGCGGGAGCAACGGCATCGGGACCAACCACGAGCCCTGCGACATCCTGCAGCAGAGCTTGGCCGAAGCTAACATCACCGAGCAGAGTTTACAAGAAGCCAATGCGGAGCTGGACCTGGAATCGTTTGGCATTTCCGCTCTTCCGCAGGTGGTTCAGACGCTGCCCAACGCCGGCCTCTCTGGAGCGGCGGGCGCGACTGTCGGCGTAGGCATCAGCGTCGGGGGGGCGACGACGGCCATATTCCCTGGCTCGGCCCAAAGTGCCACGTCCACTCCCCCGAACGCCACCGCCGACATGCTGGGCTCTGTGCTGGCTCAGCAAGGTCTTCAGCTCCAACCGCAGGTTATGAACAAGGCTATCAGCGTTCAGCCCTTCATGCAGCCCGTGGGCCTCGGGAACGTGACGCTTCAGTCCATTTCGAGTCTTCAAACTCTCCCGAACGGGAGCCAGTCTGGACATTTGGGGATTGGACAGATTCAGGTTGTGGGCCAACCCACCGTCATGACTATCAATCAGTCCGGGCAGCCCATTCTGGCCAAAGCGATGGGAAGCTACCAGCTGCACCAGTCCGGGCCGGAGGTTTCAGGGGCGACGACTCAGACTGGGCTCGGGGCATCGGGAGGTGGACTTCTCATCCAAAGCAACAAAACCACGTTGGGTTCGCCATCTTTAAATGGACCGCCCACGGTTGTTAGCAGTACAAACAGTACCAGTAGCGGCACCATGACCGCACCTGCTGGACTTCTGGGCTTTGGAAGTACATCCCTAAGTTCAGGAATGCCGCCCCAATCTCAAACTCAAGGCCAAATCATGCACAACGTGATTATCCAGCGCACACCGACTCCCATTCAGCCTAAACCTCCTCAAGGAGGAGCCCTCCAAACAAAACTTTTCAAgccgcagcagcaacaacagctgcagcagcaacagcagcagccgaCGTCCCAAAACCTGCAGAACGACACCACCAAGGCCCTCGGGCTGCAACAAATTCCTGTTTCTGCAGCTCAGAATGTAACGTTTCTGACTGGAAAACCAGGCTCAAATGTCGTACTCAGCACCCAAGCCGCCACACAAGGCTCGCAGTTCCAGCAAACCTTGTTCAAGCAACAGGCGGCGCAAGCGGCCGGCAAACCGCTCAGCGTACACTTGTTAAACCAATCGGGCAGCATCGTTATTCCCTCCCAGACGGTTCTGCAAGGTCAGAATCATCAGTTCCTCCTGCCACAGTTGCAAGCGGGCGGGCAGATCCTGACCCAGCACCCCGGGGGCCACATCATAACCAGTCAGGGCCCTGGTGGCCAGCTCATTGCTAACCAGATTTTAACAGCCAACCAGAACATCAACTTGGGTCAGGTTTTGACTTCCCAGGGACATCCCGGAGCAGCCCACATTCTATCCGGACCCATTCAGCTTCAGCCTGGTCAGATGGGCACACCCACCCTGTTTCAGATGCCCGTCTCGTTGGCTCAGACGCAGGCCCAGACGCAGACCCACACCGTCTCGGGGCACGGTCCAACGGTCATCCAGGGCATGCCTATCCAGAACTCCCTGACCATGCTCGGTCAGGTGGAGGGCTTGAGCCCGGCGGTCAGCCTTCAGCCGGCTCTGCAAGCCCAGCCAGGTGGAGTCCCTAGCAGCAGCAGTTGTAGTAGCAGCAGTAGCGTAAGCGGAGCGGCCACCATGGCAGCCACCATCACGCAAGGGCAGCCGGCAGAGTGCATCACAGTTCTGGGGAGCGCCACCGACCAGGCCGCCCAGCAGGCCTCGATCCTCTCCATGCAGCAAGCTCCTCCCGCAATCACCGCCGTATCGTCCTCCGCTCCGTCCATGTCCCTGTCTTCGCCAGTGACTGCGGTCGGGCTGGTCTCGCACCAGGCTCAGCACAGCCCGGGGAGGCTTTTGTTCACCAACCAGGGCTCCAGCATGATCCTGAGCCAGGAGTCTCTGCAGATGTTCCTTCAGCAG CCGGAGAACAGAGAGGGCGAATCGACCCCCTCGGTGGGGGTCCCTGCGTCCGTAATCGTCAGCGGCCTCGGCGTCACAGCTCCACCCCACACTGTCCGTGACAGCCAATTAAGTGATTCGTTGGTGGGTCGCAGCCCCCCAGTGTTAAAGCAG GTGCCCTCCAGTGGACATCAGCAGCCCTTAAAGATCCAGAGTATGTCCCCCTCGCCAGCCTTGAGCGGTCACgccacggcgccccctgtggccGACAGCCCGCAGCCCTCGCAGTCGCCGCTGACTCTCAGCCAACACATCCAGTCGCCGCACCACCAGCAGTCGCGTCCTCCCTCGCAGCCCCAGCCGGCGTCGCAAACGCCCTCCCGCTCCTGCACGCCCTCGTCACACCCGCCGCCCCTCTTCATCGTCCACAACCAAGTCGCCGAGGCCCCCTCGCAGCCTCAGGTGGCCCAGCCGCAACCGACCCAGATCCAAGTCCAGCTCCTCCCTCAGCCGCGGCCCGCTTCCCAGCCGGCACCTTACCATCAACAGGAGCAGCCTCCCATGTCGCAGTCGCCCAAGCCCCAGCTAGTGCACTCTTTCTCCGCCCCTCCCGCTGGCGCGGTGCCACCGGCCGTGTTAAAAGCCCACGTCCCCGTCCACAGCCTGACGGCGGATCAGCAGCAGCACCTGGCGCTGTTGGGATCGCAAATCCAGACGCTGTCGGCCATCAGCCAGCCCTCGCTGCAGCAGAAGCAGCTGCTGGATAAGCTCCACCAG ATCCAGCAAAGCATCCTGCTGCAGGTCAAGCAGCCGGCTCAGGCTCAAGTGCAAGCTCAGGCCCAGGCTCTTCCTCCAGCCGGCAGCCAGTTCAGCTTGCAGCAAGACGTGCCTGTGGATAAAGCGGCGATCGCATCATCGGCCAGTGCAGCCACACCCGCTCAGCTGTCCTCGGCGCTGCAGCCCACCTCTGTGCTCATTACAAGTCCCGCTACAG CCTCAAGTGACTTACAGGTAGTCTCAGGAGTCCCGGGACAAGCTGGAGCCAAGGTGAATCAGAGTATCGCTCCCGTGAGCCTTACACAGCCTGCACAG CCAAAGCCTGGAGTGATCGGCTCGGGTGGAGGAATGTCTCATGGTAAAGGTGGCATGCAGATCCACGTGTTAGGTACCAATGTCACCCAAATGCCTGCTCCACAACCTCCAGCTCTTCTACAACCTCAA ACAACAGCAAAGATGCCTTTCACTGCAGAGCCAAGCAAAGAAGCCAG gttgctGGAGCAGCTGAGGAAACATCAAGGCTTGGTGCTTCACCCAAATTACAGCGCTCCCTTCGTCTCCTTCGGGGACACGCTAAACCGACTGCTGCCTTACCATCTCTACCAGGGAACGGCCATTTCCTCTCAAGATTATCAGAAAG TGGATGATGAATTTGAGAGCGTCTCCTCCCAGCTGCTGAAGAGAACGCAAGCCATGCTTGATAAATATCGATACCTGCTCTTTTCCGAGTCAAAG CAGAGACTTGGCCCCTCGGCAGAGATGGTGATGATCGACCGCATGTTCATCCAGGAGGAAAAGCTGGCCTTGAGCCAGGACCGGATTTTGGCCAAGGAGAGACCAG AGGAGTTTGTGGCTAATGCTCGTCTGTTGGAGAGTTTAGCTGCGTCCCAACACAAGTCCCCTCCGGCCgagcccacctccaacgtcacTGGTGTCACCGTGGCCGCCGCTGCCCAGCCACCGCCGCCGGAATCCGCACCTCCCATTCCGGCTGTAGCTTCCCACGTCCCACCGAAACTCCCTCCCGCCCCGAGCGTGTCTCCAGCGCCGACTCCCGCTCCTGTCGCTGGCCCCCCTACCGCCTCCTTCCCTCCGACAAAATTGGTCATAaagcagggtggggggggggcctcGGTGTCGTGGTCCAGTAGCTGCGCCCCTCCTCCGAGTGGGTCTGAACCGACAAGCCAGAGCCCTTACTTATCGCGTACCCctgcgtcgtcgtcgtcgtcgttctTTTCCTCCTCCAACTCTAAAAtggacgacgatgacgacgacgcgCTCCCGCAGAGGACCAGCAAGCCGCCCATCAAAACCTACGAGGCTCGGAGAAGGATCGGCTTGAAGCTGAAGATCAAGCAGGACCAAACGGGCTTCGGTAAGGTGGTCCACAACACAGCCTTAGACCCCGTGCACACGTCTCAGCCCAACACTCCCAAATCCCAACCCCCGTCCACTCCCACGCCCGCCGGGGTCATCAGGACCCAGTCTCCCGTGTCGGTCACCACGACGACCACACAGTCCAACCCATCCCAGAGCTCGTCCTCCGTGCAAATGAACGGCACCCTGGAGCACCACAACCCGGCCTCCGCCACCCCCGCGCCCTCGCAAACCACCTGCCGCCTCCCCCTCCGAAAGACTTACCGGGAAAACGTCAGCCCTCGGGTTCGGCCGGGGGTCCCGGGCGGCGGCGGGGACGACGACTCGGCGCCctaccccacccccacccacgaGAGGACAGTCATAGCCAGCGTGAAGGTGGAGAAACGAGGTCAGGACCCCGACTCGGGCTTGGACCACGTGGCTGACGTGTTCAACCACGCCGTCAAGGGGGTGAAAGGAATCGGGGAGGATCGCTCGGAGCAGGACGCCGACTTCCCCAAATACAAGCGGACCGGTGGGAAAACCAAACAGAGACAAGCGGGAACTTTTAGGATGGACCAGCACGCGCCGGGGCCCCCTTCGCCGGAGTTCCCTTCGCTCCCCGCCAAGCGCAGTAAGTCTGATTCGCCCGACATGGACAACGCCAGCTTCTCCAGCGGCAGCCCCCCCGACGACTCCCTCAACGAACATTTGCAATGCGCCATCGACAGCATCCTCAACCTACAGCAGGAGCCCACGCTACGGGGGCACCACCACCGCAAGGGGGGCAACGGCCGGACGCATTCACGCTCGGCCCCCCCGCACAGACCCTCGGTGCCCCCGTCGTCTTCCTCCGCCTCGTCCTCCCTGGCCCAGCATCCTCAGGTCGGCGGCCGCGGCCACAATGGCAGCCTGGTGCCGCAGACTCAGAGCAGATAA